The window AAAGCCGTCTTCCATCCGGAAAGACGGCTTTGCGGCTCCTAAAGAGAACGCGAAACCGATTACGGATTAAAACATATTTCCGGAATATAGCTTCGGATTAACACAAAAAAAGAACTCAAACACAACTATTTTACAACATGAAAAAACTCCTTACGTTATTCGTCCTGATCTGTCCCCTGCTGGCGCTGGCGCAGCAGACCCGGCAGATCACCGGCCAGGTCCTCGACCGCGCCGACGGGGCACCCCTGGTAGGCGCCACCGTCTTCATCGCGCCCGAGGAGACCCAGGCCAAGAATTACAACCCGCAGGGAACCATCGTCTACGAGCAAGGGCGTTTCGCCTTCAAGCTGCCCGTGAGCGTCAAGAAAGTCGTGGTCAGCTACCTCGGCTACGAAGCCCAGACCATCGACATCTCGGGAAAAAGCAACTTCACGATCTACCTCTCGGCGACGGAAAGCAAGATGGACGCCGTCGTGGTGACCGGTTACCAGCGCATCGAAAAGCGCAAGCTCACCTCGTCGATCTCCAACGTCAAGATGTCGGACATCGCCCGCGACGGCGTGGCGAGCGTCGACGAGATGCTCTCCGGTTCGATCGCAGGTCTGACGTCGACTCCCACGACGGGCGCCCCGGGCGGTGCCAGCAAGGTCAAGATCCGCAGTACGGTGACGCTGAACGGCAACACCGACCCGCTGTGGGTGCTGGACGGCATGCCGCTCGAAGGCAACGACATCCCTTCGGACTGGTCGTCGAAGGACAATGTCGACAACCTCTACAACATGTCGATCGCGGGTCTCAACCCGGCCGACATCGAGGATATCACCGTGCTGAAGGATGCCGCGGCGACGGCCATCTACGGAGCCCGCGCAGCCAACGGCGTCATCATCATCACCACCAAGAAAGGCCGCCGCAACCAGGCCACGCGCGTCAACGTTTCGGCGTCGCTCTTCGTGACCGACCGTCCCAACCTCGACAAACTGAACCTGATGAACGCCTCGCAGAAGGTCGATCTCGAATTGGCATTGGCCGCCAACGGACGGCTCAACTACCTTTCGGGCATGGGCGGCGTAGCCCGTATTCTGGACCAGGCCGGAGAGCGCGCGGCGCTCGTCGGAGGCGGATTCTCGGCGCTCTCCCCCGAGACGCAGTCGGCGATCAATGCCCTGCGCAAAAACGGCACCGACTGGGGCAAGGAGATTTACCAGGTGGCGCTCAACCAGCAGTACAGCATCAGCATCTCGGGCGGCGGCAACAAGGCCAGCTACTATTTCTCGGGCGGCTACTACAATGAACAGGGAACGACCGTCGGCACGGGATTCGAACGTCTGAACCTCACGCTGAAAACCGACTACGACCTGCTGAAAAACCTGCGTTTCGGCGCCTCGGTGTTCGTGGGGCAGAATAAGAACGACTCCTATGTTTCGGATACGGACGTATTCACCAACCCCTCGCGCTACACCCGCACGGTGAACCCCTATCTGAACGCCTACAACCCTGACGGCAGCTATCTCTACGATCCCGACATGACAGCCCGGCAGCGGGACAGCGACGTTCTCGACTACAACTATTTCGAGGAGCGGAACAATACCGAATATACGCTCAAAACGCGCTCCATCAAGACGATCTTCGATCTCGACTACCAGCCGGTGAAAGGGCTGCGCCTCTACACTCAGTTCGGATTGCAGGTCGATAACTCGATGACCGAGAAGATGGCCCAGGAGAACTCTTATTTCACCCGTAAATACGCCCGCAACTCCGTTGTCGATGGCGTACGCTACATGCCCGAAGGCGGCGTGATCCAGAACTGGAACAGCGATATGTCGCAGTACAACTGGAAAGCGCAGATCGAGTATTCGGGAACTTTCGCCAAAAAACACGAACTGGACCTGATGGCCGGTATGGAGATGCGCGGAACGACCAACACCACCATCCACACCAAAGGCTTCGGCTACGACCACAAGACGATGGTCACCGAACCGATGCCCATTCCGTCGGGTGACGCCGGAGAGCGCCTCGCCAACAGCTCCTATTTCAAGCAATACCAGAAATCGTTCTACGAAAACCGCTATCTCTCGTACTTCTTCACCGGATCGTACACCTATGACAACCGCTACACAATCTTCGGCTCGATGCGTTACGACGGCACGAACCTCTTCGGCGTCGATCCCAAGTACAAGTTCAACCCCATGTGGTCGATCTCGGGTGCGTGGAGCGTCAACCGCGAAAAGTTCCTGCGCGATGCCAAATGGCTCGACAATCTGCGGCTGAGGGCTTCCTACGGAGCACAGGGCAACATCGACCGCTCGACATCGCCCTACATTCTCGGAACATGGACCACCCGGAACGTCGGAGGCAGCTTCGAAGATGCCATTTTCGTATCCTCGCCGCCCAACCAGAACCTGCGCTGGGAGACCACTTACACATGGAATGCAGCCCTCGATTTCGCGGCCCTCGAAAACCGCATCGGATTCACATTCGAAATCTACGGCCGCAACAGCAAGAACCTCATCACGACACGCACGATCCCGCAGGAGACGGGATTCACCTCGACATCGAGCAATTTCGGTGAAATGTCGAGCAAGGGTATCGAGTTCACGCTCAATACAGTAAACGTCCGCACGCGCGACTTCCGCTGGGAAACCTCGATCAACATCGCCCACAACACCGACCGGGTGGACAAGGTGCACATCGACGAAAACAGCTACACCCCTTCGAAGGAGGGATATTCGTCGAGCGCCGTATTCGCCTACAAAACCGCAGGGCTCGACGAGTACGGTATTCCCATGTTCTGGAAAGACGGACAGAAAGTGTCGCTTCGGGAGTTCACCGATTTCCGGCTCGACAAGACCGATTACGGATTCTTCGTCCTGTACGATCCCCAGGTTTCCACCTCTCAAAGCGCCATCCGCAACAATCTCTCCTACATCGGCTCACAAAACCCGAACATAACCGGAGGTTTCAACAACCGGTTCTACTACAAGAACTTCGACCTGTCCGTGTCGTGCAACTTCGTCTTCGGCCAGCTCGTGAAACGCACGCCGTTCTACAGCCCGACCCAAACCAGTCCCGGCGAGAACAACACGACCGAAATCGGACAGGTATGGTCTCCGGAGAACACGTCGGGCATCTATCCCGCCCTGACGGGCAACCTCAAACCGGACGGAACGACCTGGAGCGGATGGGACGAATGGGAAGCGAATCCCGATCCGTATTACCTCTACAACTGGATTCTGGAACAATACAATTCGATCAGCGGCGCCAGCCTGTTCGACAACTTCGACATCTGGTACAAGAAGATCAACTACTTCCGCGTGAACAGCATCCGCCTGGGATACGCCTTCCCGGAAAAGATCACCCGCAAACTCCACATGGCCGGTCTGCGCATCCACTTCGAAGCCCGCAATCCGTTCGTCATCGCCTCGAACTACGACGGATACTTCGATCCGGAGACCTACGGAAGCATCTATTCGCAACCGATGGCCCGCACCTACTCGGTCGGTCTCAATATCACATTCTAATACGTTCCGAACATGAAAAAAACAATATACATACTGCTCGCCGCAATGGGACTCGCCTCGTGCGACTATTTGGAGATCGAACCCGTCGGCCAGGTAATTCCGCACAAGGTATCGGAGTTCCGCGCCCTGCTCACGGACGGGTACTACAACTATGCACTGAACAACATCAGGCTCTATACGGGCCTGTTGTCCGACGAGGTCGGCAGGTTCGACACCAGCGAATTCTATGAAACCAGCTATGCCGTGGCACTCCCGTACAACTACACCTGGCAATACAACAGCCAGATGCAGGAACTCGCCTACCGGGAGTGTTACCGCAGTATCTTCTATGCCAACTCCGTAATAGACAGCGCAGCGGATGCCGACAACGACACCTCCGGCGAGTCCAAGGAACAGATCCTCGGCGAGGCTTATGCCATCCGCGCCTATATCCACTTCGAGTTGGTGAACATCTACGGCAAGCCCTACGATCCCGCCACGGCGGCGACGGACCGCGGCATCGTCCTCTCGACCTACACCGACATCGAACAGAAATACCGCCCGACGAACGTCGCGGCCGTCTACGAGCAGATTCTCGATGACATCGGGCAGGCCGAGAAGCTGATGACCGTGCAGAAACAGGAGGAAGCAGCCCTCAACTACCGGTTCTCGCTCGACGCAGTACAGGCCCTGAAAGCCCGCGTGTTGCTCTATATGCGCGACTGGCAGGGGGCTTACGACGCTGCGACCTCCCTGCTGCCGAAATACGCACTGCTCGATTTCAAGACGCTGAGCACCGATGCATCCGGGAAAGGCAACAGATACGAAGCCTCCCTGCCGTGGAAACAGGGCTCTCCGGAGGCCATTTTGGCCTGGGAACGTCCGTTCAGCGGCGGAGGCGGCGACTACATAAACGCCTGCCATCTCTCCGACGGAGTGCTCGGACTGTTCGACAGGAAAGAGCGGGAGGACGGGGCATCCGGAAATACAATCGTCTACTCCGAAGACCTCCGTTACAACTATATCACGACGCGAGGCTCCGATTACATCGCAGCCCGGGTATCGTCGGACCGGAGCTCGCTCCGCATCGCCGAAATGTACCTGATCGCAGCCGAAGCCGGATCGTACCTGACCGGAGAGCTGGACAATGCCAAGGGCTATCTGCTCGACCTGCAAAAAGCACGCTTCTCGGCCGACGGATATGAAGTCAAGGCGGCAGCCGTCCGGACCATGACCGCCGAACAGTTGCGCGCAGAGGTGGCCGATGACCGGGCCCGCGAATTCCCGATGGAAGGCCACCGCTGGCTCGACCTGCGCCGCACGACGCGCCCCGCCATTGCCAAGACCTACGACGGCGGTTCCTACACGCTCAGCGAAAACGATTCCCGTTACACGCTGCCGTTCCCGCAGTCGGCCGTCAACGACAATCCCGAACTGAACAACTAAACCGAGACCCCATATCGGGGTCCGCAGCAAAAAAACAGTCCGGTTTTTGCACCGGACTGTTTTTTTTGTAATTTTACACGTCATGAAAGCCATCATCATCGAAGACGAACCGTTGTCGGCTGCCGAACTGCGCACGTCGCTGGCCGAGGTGGCCCCGTACATCGAAGTCGTAGCCACGGCTTCGTCGGTCGCCGAAGCCGCCGAAACGGTGGGCCGTGTCGAACACGACCTGATCTTCATGGACATTCACCTCGAAGACGGCAGCGGATTCGACATCTTCGAACGTGCCGATATCACCGTGCCGGTCATCTTCATCACGGCGTACGATTCCTATGCGCTGAAAGCCTTCGAGAACAAGGGCATCGACTACCTGCTGAAACCCTTCGGTCTGGACGACCTCCGGCGGGCCATAGATAAGCTGGGACTTCTGTCGGGGGGGGGAATCGCGTCTGCGGAGCACGGCGCCCCGACGCAGACGCCTCCGGTATACCAGGAACGGTTCCTGGTGCACATGGGCGCCCGGATGCGATCCGTCACCACGGCGGAGATCGCCTATTTCATGGCTGACGGCAAGTATCTCCACCTGATGACGCACGACGGAAAAGACTACATCCTCGACCGTTCGCTGACCGACGTGGGCGAGAAACTGCCGCCGAACCTCTTTTTCCGCATCAACCGCCGTTTCATCGTCTCGTTCGACGCCATCCGGGAGATGATCCGTTATTCGGGAAGCCGCATCAAGGTCCTGCTCAACCCGCCCCTCGCCGAAGGCGAGGAGGCGTTCGTCAGCACCGACCGCGTGCCCGACTTCCGCGAGTGGCTGAACCGGTAACCAACCGTTTTTCGATTTCAAACGAACGAATTTCGCGCATCGTGAAAAACGGGGCGGATGGATCGTACTTCGGTACATTCCATTCGCCCCGTTCGGGGAACGTGCTGAAACAGCCGCTTACGAATCAGAACGGCAGGTCGTCCGGATCGTCCGCCGGAACAGAGGGAGACGAAGGTGCCGCAGCCTGAGGCTGAGGAGCCGCAGCAGGTTGCTGATAGCCCCCCTGCTGATAACCTCCGCTTTGCTGGTAACCGCTCTGCTGCGCACCGTAGGCCGGGGCCGGAGCGCCGTCCGAAGCAGGATTATCACTGCGACGGCCCAGCAAATTCATCGTATCGGCCAAAATCTCCGTCGTATAACGTTTGTTGTTGTCCTTGTCCATCCACTCGCGGGTGCGCAAGCGCCCCTCGATATAGATCTGCGAACCCTTGCGGACAAAGCGGTCCACAACGTCGGCCAGACCCCGCCACAGCGT of the Alistipes senegalensis JC50 genome contains:
- a CDS encoding SusC/RagA family TonB-linked outer membrane protein, translated to MKKLLTLFVLICPLLALAQQTRQITGQVLDRADGAPLVGATVFIAPEETQAKNYNPQGTIVYEQGRFAFKLPVSVKKVVVSYLGYEAQTIDISGKSNFTIYLSATESKMDAVVVTGYQRIEKRKLTSSISNVKMSDIARDGVASVDEMLSGSIAGLTSTPTTGAPGGASKVKIRSTVTLNGNTDPLWVLDGMPLEGNDIPSDWSSKDNVDNLYNMSIAGLNPADIEDITVLKDAAATAIYGARAANGVIIITTKKGRRNQATRVNVSASLFVTDRPNLDKLNLMNASQKVDLELALAANGRLNYLSGMGGVARILDQAGERAALVGGGFSALSPETQSAINALRKNGTDWGKEIYQVALNQQYSISISGGGNKASYYFSGGYYNEQGTTVGTGFERLNLTLKTDYDLLKNLRFGASVFVGQNKNDSYVSDTDVFTNPSRYTRTVNPYLNAYNPDGSYLYDPDMTARQRDSDVLDYNYFEERNNTEYTLKTRSIKTIFDLDYQPVKGLRLYTQFGLQVDNSMTEKMAQENSYFTRKYARNSVVDGVRYMPEGGVIQNWNSDMSQYNWKAQIEYSGTFAKKHELDLMAGMEMRGTTNTTIHTKGFGYDHKTMVTEPMPIPSGDAGERLANSSYFKQYQKSFYENRYLSYFFTGSYTYDNRYTIFGSMRYDGTNLFGVDPKYKFNPMWSISGAWSVNREKFLRDAKWLDNLRLRASYGAQGNIDRSTSPYILGTWTTRNVGGSFEDAIFVSSPPNQNLRWETTYTWNAALDFAALENRIGFTFEIYGRNSKNLITTRTIPQETGFTSTSSNFGEMSSKGIEFTLNTVNVRTRDFRWETSINIAHNTDRVDKVHIDENSYTPSKEGYSSSAVFAYKTAGLDEYGIPMFWKDGQKVSLREFTDFRLDKTDYGFFVLYDPQVSTSQSAIRNNLSYIGSQNPNITGGFNNRFYYKNFDLSVSCNFVFGQLVKRTPFYSPTQTSPGENNTTEIGQVWSPENTSGIYPALTGNLKPDGTTWSGWDEWEANPDPYYLYNWILEQYNSISGASLFDNFDIWYKKINYFRVNSIRLGYAFPEKITRKLHMAGLRIHFEARNPFVIASNYDGYFDPETYGSIYSQPMARTYSVGLNITF
- a CDS encoding RagB/SusD family nutrient uptake outer membrane protein, translated to MKKTIYILLAAMGLASCDYLEIEPVGQVIPHKVSEFRALLTDGYYNYALNNIRLYTGLLSDEVGRFDTSEFYETSYAVALPYNYTWQYNSQMQELAYRECYRSIFYANSVIDSAADADNDTSGESKEQILGEAYAIRAYIHFELVNIYGKPYDPATAATDRGIVLSTYTDIEQKYRPTNVAAVYEQILDDIGQAEKLMTVQKQEEAALNYRFSLDAVQALKARVLLYMRDWQGAYDAATSLLPKYALLDFKTLSTDASGKGNRYEASLPWKQGSPEAILAWERPFSGGGGDYINACHLSDGVLGLFDRKEREDGASGNTIVYSEDLRYNYITTRGSDYIAARVSSDRSSLRIAEMYLIAAEAGSYLTGELDNAKGYLLDLQKARFSADGYEVKAAAVRTMTAEQLRAEVADDRAREFPMEGHRWLDLRRTTRPAIAKTYDGGSYTLSENDSRYTLPFPQSAVNDNPELNN
- a CDS encoding LytR/AlgR family response regulator transcription factor, yielding MKAIIIEDEPLSAAELRTSLAEVAPYIEVVATASSVAEAAETVGRVEHDLIFMDIHLEDGSGFDIFERADITVPVIFITAYDSYALKAFENKGIDYLLKPFGLDDLRRAIDKLGLLSGGGIASAEHGAPTQTPPVYQERFLVHMGARMRSVTTAEIAYFMADGKYLHLMTHDGKDYILDRSLTDVGEKLPPNLFFRINRRFIVSFDAIREMIRYSGSRIKVLLNPPLAEGEEAFVSTDRVPDFREWLNR
- a CDS encoding single-stranded DNA-binding protein, producing MVNKVILIGNVGIDPEVRTLEGGAKVARIRLATTERLFDRQANETKEHTEWHTITLWRGLADVVDRFVRKGSQIYIEGRLRTREWMDKDNNKRYTTEILADTMNLLGRRSDNPASDGAPAPAYGAQQSGYQQSGGYQQGGYQQPAAAPQPQAAAPSSPSVPADDPDDLPF